AAGAATCCGGGACCCGTGCCGAGCTCCTCGTGCATGCGGAAATGTTCGTTTTCGCGCAGCAGCCGGGAAGCCTTGCTGTTGGGGTCGTCGATATCGCCGAAGGTCAGCGCGTTGGCGATGCAGGCGTTGGCGCAGGCGGGGGTGGCGTCGGGGTCGACGCCCGGGGTCAGGCCATGGGCGACGCCGTAATCGATGCGATCGGAGCAGAAGGTGCACTTGGTCGCGACGCCGACGCGGGCGGGGTCGGCACGCTGCTTCTCGTTCGCCATCAGGCGGTCGCCATACGCCGGTTCGGCAAAGTTCACCTTGTAGCGGGCGTTGTAGGGGCAGGCGACCGAACAGTAGGCACAGCCGATGCACAGGTCGTAATCGATCGTGACCAGGCCGTCGGCGCGCTTCTTGGTCGCCGTGGTCGGGCACACCGTCTCGCATGGCGGTTCATCGCAGTGCTGGCAGCCGACCGGAACGAAGGTGCGCGACACGTCGGGAAACTCGCCGGCTTCGACATCGAGGACCCAGCGCCACTGGACGCCGGGAGGGGTGGCATTGGTGTGCTTGCAGGCGGCCGTACAGGTCTGGCAGCCGACGCAGCGCCGCAGATCGGCCACCATGGCATAGCGCGTCATTGTGCACCTCCGACTCTCTTGATTGATACGGGAACGATATCGGCTGCCGAGCCGGTGGCATCGGTCAGATCCATCAGCATCGGCACCAGGCTGTTCATACTGGGGACGTCGAAGTCCTTGGCGTAGGGCGTGATCCAGTGGTCGAACTGGCCCACCATCAGCAAGGTGTCGGGACGGATGCCCTGGCGCAGCACCACGCGGCCGCGGGTTTCGCGCAGCGGCGAGCGCACTTCGACGAGGTCGCCGTCCTCGATGCCGAGCTTCGCCGCGGAGGCGGGGTTCATGATCACGCCGCGGTGGCCGGCGACGTTGGCGGCGACTTCGCGCACCATCTGCAGGCTGACGTTGCCGCCCCAGGCGTACTGCATGCTGCGCGAAGTCAGCAGCCAGAACGGGAAGTCTTCCTCGCGCCCGCCCAGATTGGAGATCACCGCACTCTTGATCAGGTGCGAGAAGTCGTGGAAATCGGGCAGCGGCTGGTACTCGGTGAGCTGGCGGTCCCACCAGTCGATGCCGGATTCGTGCAGGCGGCGGCCGAGCTCGGTGCCGATGCGGAAGATGCGCTCCTGGTAGGGCATCTCGAAGCGCAGGCCGTTGTCCTTCATGTGCGGGTAGAGATACCACTGCAGGCGCGGGTAATCGATGGTGCGGAAGCCGTGTTCGCGCCACCAGTCGAGGCCGTGGTCCTCGGCGCCGCCGGTAAGCTCGGCGCTGGCGGCGCGGCAGCTGGCGTTCCAGATTTCCTCGACGCCGTGGGTCTGCTCGAGGTCGAGGGAGAAGTCGTAGCTCGCCCCTTTCAGCGGCACCCCGGCAGCGCCGCGGTTGATCGCCTTGTTGTAGGGCTCCTGTATGCCGGCACGGCGGGCGAGCTCGGACGCGATCCAGGTGAAGTCGCGCGTCTCGCCCTGCGGCACGACCGCCGGCTGGCGCAGGGCGAAGCCCTGTTTGTCCCAGAACTGCTCGACGTACTTGGTGCCGCCGATGCGGATCAGCTGTAGACCTTCGAGGTCGGTGCAGTCGGGCAGCAGGACGTCGGCGAAGTGGTTGGTCTCGTCGCGGGTGTAGGTGAAGGCGACGACGAAGGGGAACTTCGAAACCGCTTCGGCGACCTGCGGCGTATCCCAGAACGAGATCACCGGGTTGGTGCGGTAGAAGAACCAGACGTCGGGTTGGGTCGGCTCGGGGAAATTCTCGAAACCGTGACGCTGCTGCATCCAGGCGAGGTGGGTGGGGCCGAGCGCTGCGCTCCAGGCCGAGTTCGCCACCAGCGGCACGAGGGTGCGGTTGGCGTTGCGGATCTGCGGGCGGGAGACCCAGTTTTCCTTGTCGGTGGGGTTGAACGGGTAGTCCATGAAGCCGTCGGGGCCGGGCTTGGCGCTGCTTTGGCGGTCGCTCGCCGGGCGGTTCAGGCGCACCGTGGTGCCGATCGTGCCGCCGGGGACGTCGAGGGCGCCGACCAGGCAGGCCATCAGGGTGCGGGCCCAGCAGCAGTCGTAGCCGCCCCAGCCGTTGTTGACGGTCTTGCCCAGGGTGATCGCCACCGGGCGGAAGGGCAGGGTGCGGCCTTCGATCTCGATGGTAGCGCCGATCTGGGCGTGGTCGAGATACTCGTTGGCGACGCGGCGGATGGTGTCGGCGGGGACGTCGCAGACCTTCGCTGCCCACTCCGGGGTGAAGGTGCGCTCGTGCTCGGCGAGCTTGCCGAAGGCAGTGAGGACGCGCACCTGGACATGGTCGACGGTTTCATTGTCGGGCAGGACTTCGAGGCCGGATGCGGTGAACTCGCCGTCCAGCGCGGGATCGATGTCCGCTGTGTCGAAGGGGACCGCGGCGGCGCGCTTCAGATCCCACACCAGCGGCTTGCGCGTGTCCGGGTCGCGCAGGTACAGCCCGTTGGGCGCGACCAGGTAGGGCGAAGCGGTCATGTGCTTGAGGAAGTCGATGTCCAGGCGTGTGCGCGCGTTCTCGAACAGCATCACGTGGATCATCGCGTGCATGAACGCGGGGTCTGTCTTGGGCTTGATCGGCACCCACTCGGCCGAGCAGCCGCCGGTAACCGACAGGTGGGGCTCGACCTGGACGCGCTTGACGCCCTGTTCGACGCGCGCTTCGGCATGGCGCCAGACCCCACACACGCCGCCGGAAGCTTCGATGTTGCTGCCGAAGGAGACGATGTACTTGGTCCGCGGCGTGTCCGGGCAGACGGTGAAGGCGCGGTGCCAGAGCTCGCCGTAGAGGTGCTCGGAGTGGGTGCACTTGACTCCCTGGCCGCTGCCGAAGCTCAGGTCGACCGGCCCCCAGGCGGAAAGAAAGGCGGGGAAGGTGCCCATGTAGGCGGTGGGGGTGCCGCCGCCGCCGAAGCTCGCCGCCACGCGCGGATAGCCGGAAGCGTCGAGCAGCCCGTTCGCACGCACGGTGTTGAGCTTGTCGGCGATCAGGTCGAGCGCCTCGTCCCACGAGATCGGCACGAAGCCGGGGTCCTCGTCGCGCCCCTTCTTCGGGTTGGTGCGCTTCATCGGCGTGAGCACGCGGTTCGGGTTGTAGGTCTTCTGCACCAGGCCGAAGGCCTTCACGCAGACCCGGCCCGCCGCGGGGTGTACGCCTTCGGCGTCGAAGTTCGGCTCGATCGCGGTCGCGACTCCGTCCTCGACCTTGACCTTGAGCAGATCCGGGCCGGCCACGCACTGATAACAGTAGGTTGCGACCTTGGTAACGCCTGTCGGGCAATTGGGGGTCGTCATGGTGAGTCTCCTTCGGATGCGGGGGTGGCGACAGCGCGGCTGGAGTCGGTGAGCGGCGGATGAGAGTGGCCGGCAAGCGGTCCGCGCTGTTCGCTTATGGGCCCATAATAGGAGCTATGACTGACCGGTCGGTTGACGAATGTCAAAGGATCGATGTGACGTTCACGTCAACTCCAGACTTCCCTCCCACGAGAACCGCCGATGCCGCCAGATACCGCGTTCTGACGGGGGTTTTCCGATACACTCGCCGATGCGGGCCCGGTCGGCGTCCAGGCGGGCCATTGCCACGGATTCCGCGCATGGAGGATCATGACGTGCGCGGATTTGCTGCTGTCCATTCTGTCAGGAGTGTTTTCATGTTCGTCGAAAGGATCATGACCCGGGATGTCTTGCACGTCGCCCCGGACGCCACTTTTGCGCAGGTCTCCGAGATCATGCGCCTGAAGAAAGTGCGCCATCTGCCCGTAGTGGAAGCCGATGGCCGTCTGGTTGGCATCATTTCGCATCGGGACGTGCAGCGCGCGCAGCCGTCCACGATCACGACGCTGGACGTGGGGGAAGTGAAATACCTGCTGTCCAAAGTGAGCGCCGCGGACATCATGCACAAGAAGGTGATCACTTGCGCGCCCTCGACCCTGATCGAGGAAGCGGCGCGGCTGATGCGCCCGAACAAACTCGGCTGCCTGCCGGTGGTGGAAAACGATCGCCTGGTGGGCATCATCACCAGCGTCGACCTGCTCGATTTCTTCCTCGACATCACCGGCTGCTGGGTGGAAGGGTCGACCCGGATCACGGTGAGCCTGCCCGACCAGACCGGTCAACTGGCCGCCTTGCTGGCGACGGTCAGCGCGCACGGCGGCTACATCGTATCGGTGGTGTCGCCGCGCACGCCGCAGAGCGAAGGCAAGCGCATCGCGATGATCCGCTTCGACGCCGATGATGCCGAGCGCGTGATCACGGGCTTGCGCGAGGCCGGCTACGATCTCAGCGTGGACATCACTGCGAGCGCGAAGTAAGCCGAACGGAAAGGTCGGCCCGGGCTTCGGCGCAGGGCCTTCCGCTACCCGGGCGCCGGCCCGTGAGGGGCGTGCGCAAGGATCGCTCACCGGAAGTGCTGTAAACGAACCGAGGGCGGGCCATCAGGGACCCGCCCTCGGTTCGTTCACCCGGGCTGAGCGGTGGTCGCCGCCCGCCCGGGTGGCTGCTGCGCCCGCTTACTCCTGCGGCAGCGGGGGGTCGGCGTCCTCGCTCCAGCCTTTCGGGGGCGGCTGGAAGCGTCCCAGCCAGCCCTGGAGCAGGGTCACGTGCTCACGCTCGGTCTCGCACAGTTCGCGTGCGATCTTGCGCACATCCTCCCGCCCGGCCTGGTCGGCAAGGCGCTCGTAGAACGCCACACCCTTGCGTTCGGCTTCGAGCGCCATCGCGATGGCGTGGTAGGGATGCATCATGTAATGCAGGCCTTCCGCGCTCGCCGACGGCGCTTCGGGGCTTTCCGGGGTCTGCCAGGCATATTCCCACGGCGCGATGTGCGGAAGGGTGTGGCCGTCGCTGAGATCATTGACGTTATCCACGTGCAGCTTCTCGATCTCGGCAAGCTTGCGGAACAGTGCGGCGACTTCCGGATTGTTGTGGGTCTCCATCTGGTCGGCCAGCATTTCGTAGCGTTCGACCGCTTCGTTCTCCATCGCCAGGGCGTGGGCGAGGAGCTGCTCCACCGACTGGATGCTGTTGTCCTGCGGCTCGGTAGCGCTCATAGCACGAACTCCTTCTCGAGATCTGCAACGGAATCGACGCTGGCTTTCAGCGCCGGCTGGAAGGGTTTACGGCTGCCACGATACAGCACACCGATGTTGAACCCGTCGTCGGTCATCAGGCGGCGGGCGGCGCGCGCCGGATCGTCGGTCGGATCGACCGCGGCCGGGTGTACGGCGTCCTTCCAGTCGCGCTGCTCGGGGCGGAAGGTGACACAGGGGCTGAGCAGCTGGACGAAGGAGAAGCCCGGGTGGCGGATCGCCTCGGTGATCAGCTGGGCGGCGCCGTTGGGGTCGCCGGAGAAGCCGCGGGCGATGAAGTTGGCGCCGGCGGCGAGCGCGATCACCAGCGGGTGGAAGGGGTTGATGCCGGTGCCCTGGGGGGTGAGCTTGCTCTTTTCCCAGTCCGGCGCGGTGGTCGGCGAGGCCTGGCCCTTCGTCATGCCGTAGACTTCGTTGTCCATGACGATGTAGGTCATGTCGACGTTGCGCCGGCAGGCGTGCATGAAGTGGTTGCCGCCGATCGAGAAGCCGTCGCCGTCACCGCCCGAGGCGATCACGGTGAGTTCGGGGCGGGAGACCTTGATCCCGGTGGCGATCGGCAGTGCGCGCCCGTGCACGCCGTGGAAGCCGAACACGTTGGTGTAGGCGGGCAGGCGCGAGGAGCAGCCGATGCCGGAGACGAGGGCGACGTTTTCGGGCGGGATCGACAGCTCGGCCAGGGCCTTGGTGAGCGCGCCGAGCACCGAGTAGTCGCCGCAGCCGGGACACCAGACGGGTTTGACTTCGGACTTGTAGTCGCGCGCGGAGTAGCTCGGGCAAGTGGATGTGGCGTCCATGGTCAGCTCCAGTCGGCCAGTTGGCGGAAGATTTCGTCGGGTCGGATGGGCAGCGGACCGGGACGATGGAAGGCGCGCACGCTGCCGGGAAGGTCGTAGTGGGCGCGCAGGTAGCGGTGGAACTGGGCGCCGTGGCTCTGTTCGACGACGAGCACGCGCGAGACGCCCTCGAGGGCGGTGGCGAGCTGCTCGGGGCGCACCGGCGACAGCAGGCGGATCGACACCATGCGGCCCTTCTTGCCGGCGGCGCGCCAGCGCTCGAGCGCTTCCTGCACCGGTCCGGTGGTCGAGCCCCAGGTGATGACGGCGATGTCGCCCTCGCCCTTGCCGTCGATGTCGGCCCAGTAGGCGCCGTAATCGTGGGCGGTGAGCTTGCGCAGGCGCTTGTCGAGCTGGGTGCTGTGGTCCGAGGCCTGGCTCGAGGGGGTGCCGACTTCGGTGTGCTCGAGGCCGTCGGCGGTGTACTGGTAGCCCTTCATGCCGGGCACGGCCATCGGCGAGACACCCGACTCGGTGTTGCGGTAGCGGCGGTAGCGTTCGTCGCCCAGCTCACCTGCGGGGCGCAGGCGGTTGGCGCGCAGCCCGGGGTCGGCAGGCGGGGCGATGGTGGCGCGGCTCTGGCCCAGCGACTGGTCCGAGAGCACGATCGCGGCGGTCTGCAGGGTGTCGGCCAGATGCACCGCCCACTGCGTGGAGAAGGCGCAGTCGGCGAGCGAGTTGGGCGCTACCACCAGGTGCGGGGCGTCGCCGTGCATGCCGTAGAGGGCGATGTTGAGGTCGCTCTGCTCGGACTTCACCGGGATGCCGGTGGACGGGCCGCCGCGCATCACGTTGACGATCGTGATCGGGGTTTCGGAGGCGACCGCGAGGCCGATCGATTCGGTCATCAGCGCCAGGCCGGGGCCGGAGGTGGCGGTCAGCGAAGTGGTGCCGCCGTAGGAGGCGCCGATGATCTGGTTGACCGAGGCGAGCTCGTCTTCGGCCTGCACCAGCGCGCCGCCGAGCTTGGCGAGGTTGGGCGCGAGCCATTCGAGCACTTCGGTGCCCGGGGTGATCGGGTAGGCGGCGACAAAGCGCACGCCGCCGCGCACCGCGCCGAGGCCGGCGGCTTCGTTGCCGGTGATGCTCCACAGGCGCTGGCGCTCGCCGCCGGCGGCCGCGGCGAGCTTCTTGCTCGGCGGCAGCGAGGCGGCAAAGGCCATGCCCGCGCGCACCGAGGCTTCGCTGGCGGCGAGCGCGGCAGGGCCTTTCTTCGCCAGCGAGTCCTTGATCACCTTGAGTACCGCGTCTTCGGGCAGGCCGACCAGGGCGGCGACGGTGCCGAGCGCAATCATGTTCGGGCGCCCGCCGTCGATTTCCTTGGCGATCTTTTTGAACGGGATGTCGCCGCGGCGCGTGCCCTTGGCCAGGATCTGCTCGGGGAATTCGCCGCCGTCCGGGTCGCCCAGCACCAGGCCGTCGGCGGTCATCGGCACCTCGGCGGCGAAGCGGCCGACGTTCTGCCAGTCGATCGCCACCAGCATGTCGAAGTGGTCGTCGTGCGACTGCACCGGCGTGGTCGACAGGCGCAGCATCGCCGCCGCCTCGCCACCGCGGATTTGCGCTCCTGACGAGCGCGTCATGTAGGCATACCAGCCGGCGTGGCCGGCGGCATCGAGCAGCATGCTGCCTGCCGTCATCACCCCGGCTCCGCCGCTGCCGGCGAAGGTTATCGAAACCGATCGGGCTGTCATCCTGATTCTCCAAGTTCAACTGCAGGCCGCTGAGGCCGGTTCGGGATCACCTCGGGTGCGCACGAGCCATATCGATATGGATACGCCTATGCGCGGCGAGTGCGGTGCGGCTGCGCCCTTGCCGTTGGGTGACCGATGTTTCCGAGGGTTTCCGGGGCCGAGGCGCCCGGGGCGATGCTGCATCCCTCTGGACGCTTCAAAGTTTACGTTGACGCAAACGTCAATCCGTTGACTTAGGTCAACTGGAGGTCCGGGGGGCTCGTTTAAGGTTCGTCCATCACGACATGCAGTCTCCGCTTTTAAACGGTGATGTGTCAGAATAGTGTGACGTTAACGTCAACGTCATGGCGGCGAAGAGTTCAGTCAGTTCATGGAGGAGTGAGATGAGCAGCAATCCGCATCGTTGGATGATGACCTCGCCCGGCGCGCCGATGGTTCGCGCCGAGTTCGAGATCGGTGAGCTTTCTGCCGACCAGGTCGTCGTGGCCGTGGCGGGCTGTGGAGTCTGCCACACCGATCTCGGCTATTACTACGACAGCGTGCGCACGAATCATGCGCTGCCTCTGGCGCTTGGTCACGAGATCAGCGGGCGGGTGGTGCAGGCCGGCGCCAATGCGGCGCAGTGGCTGGGCCGTGCCGTGATCGTGCCGGCGGTGATGCCTTGCGGTACCTGTGAGCTGTGTACGTCCGGCCATGGCACGATCTGCCGTGACCAGGTGATGCCGGGCAACGACATCCAGGGCGGCTTCGCTTCCCATGTGGTGGTGCCGGCGCGTGGTCTGTGCCCGGTCGACGAGGCGCGGCTTGCTGCCGCCGGTCTGCAGCTGGCCGACGTCTCGGTGGTTGCCGATGCGGTCACCACGCCCTATCAGGCGGTGCTGCAGGCCGGCGTCGAGCCGGGCGATGTGGCGGTGGTGATCGGCGTCGGCGGCGTCGGCGGCTACGCCGTGCAGATC
The window above is part of the Thauera aromatica K172 genome. Proteins encoded here:
- a CDS encoding 4Fe-4S dicluster domain-containing protein: MTRYAMVADLRRCVGCQTCTAACKHTNATPPGVQWRWVLDVEAGEFPDVSRTFVPVGCQHCDEPPCETVCPTTATKKRADGLVTIDYDLCIGCAYCSVACPYNARYKVNFAEPAYGDRLMANEKQRADPARVGVATKCTFCSDRIDYGVAHGLTPGVDPDATPACANACIANALTFGDIDDPNSKASRLLRENEHFRMHEELGTGPGFFYLWEKK
- the had gene encoding 6-hydroxycyclohex-1-ene-1-carbonyl-CoA dehydrogenase, producing MSSNPHRWMMTSPGAPMVRAEFEIGELSADQVVVAVAGCGVCHTDLGYYYDSVRTNHALPLALGHEISGRVVQAGANAAQWLGRAVIVPAVMPCGTCELCTSGHGTICRDQVMPGNDIQGGFASHVVVPARGLCPVDEARLAAAGLQLADVSVVADAVTTPYQAVLQAGVEPGDVAVVIGVGGVGGYAVQIANAFGASVVAIDVDPAKLEMMSKHGAALTLNAREISGRDLKKAIEAHAKANGLRLTRWKIFECSGTGAGQTSAYGLLTHGATLAVVGFTMDKVEVRLSNLMAFHARALGNWGCLPEYYPAALDLVLDKKIDLASFIERHPLDQIGEVFAAAHAHKLTRRAILTP
- a CDS encoding CBS and ACT domain-containing protein, producing the protein MFVERIMTRDVLHVAPDATFAQVSEIMRLKKVRHLPVVEADGRLVGIISHRDVQRAQPSTITTLDVGEVKYLLSKVSAADIMHKKVITCAPSTLIEEAARLMRPNKLGCLPVVENDRLVGIITSVDLLDFFLDITGCWVEGSTRITVSLPDQTGQLAALLATVSAHGGYIVSVVSPRTPQSEGKRIAMIRFDADDAERVITGLREAGYDLSVDITASAK
- a CDS encoding molybdopterin-dependent oxidoreductase, producing the protein MTTPNCPTGVTKVATYCYQCVAGPDLLKVKVEDGVATAIEPNFDAEGVHPAAGRVCVKAFGLVQKTYNPNRVLTPMKRTNPKKGRDEDPGFVPISWDEALDLIADKLNTVRANGLLDASGYPRVAASFGGGGTPTAYMGTFPAFLSAWGPVDLSFGSGQGVKCTHSEHLYGELWHRAFTVCPDTPRTKYIVSFGSNIEASGGVCGVWRHAEARVEQGVKRVQVEPHLSVTGGCSAEWVPIKPKTDPAFMHAMIHVMLFENARTRLDIDFLKHMTASPYLVAPNGLYLRDPDTRKPLVWDLKRAAAVPFDTADIDPALDGEFTASGLEVLPDNETVDHVQVRVLTAFGKLAEHERTFTPEWAAKVCDVPADTIRRVANEYLDHAQIGATIEIEGRTLPFRPVAITLGKTVNNGWGGYDCCWARTLMACLVGALDVPGGTIGTTVRLNRPASDRQSSAKPGPDGFMDYPFNPTDKENWVSRPQIRNANRTLVPLVANSAWSAALGPTHLAWMQQRHGFENFPEPTQPDVWFFYRTNPVISFWDTPQVAEAVSKFPFVVAFTYTRDETNHFADVLLPDCTDLEGLQLIRIGGTKYVEQFWDKQGFALRQPAVVPQGETRDFTWIASELARRAGIQEPYNKAINRGAAGVPLKGASYDFSLDLEQTHGVEEIWNASCRAASAELTGGAEDHGLDWWREHGFRTIDYPRLQWYLYPHMKDNGLRFEMPYQERIFRIGTELGRRLHESGIDWWDRQLTEYQPLPDFHDFSHLIKSAVISNLGGREEDFPFWLLTSRSMQYAWGGNVSLQMVREVAANVAGHRGVIMNPASAAKLGIEDGDLVEVRSPLRETRGRVVLRQGIRPDTLLMVGQFDHWITPYAKDFDVPSMNSLVPMLMDLTDATGSAADIVPVSIKRVGGAQ
- a CDS encoding 2-oxoacid:acceptor oxidoreductase subunit alpha translates to MTARSVSITFAGSGGAGVMTAGSMLLDAAGHAGWYAYMTRSSGAQIRGGEAAAMLRLSTTPVQSHDDHFDMLVAIDWQNVGRFAAEVPMTADGLVLGDPDGGEFPEQILAKGTRRGDIPFKKIAKEIDGGRPNMIALGTVAALVGLPEDAVLKVIKDSLAKKGPAALAASEASVRAGMAFAASLPPSKKLAAAAGGERQRLWSITGNEAAGLGAVRGGVRFVAAYPITPGTEVLEWLAPNLAKLGGALVQAEDELASVNQIIGASYGGTTSLTATSGPGLALMTESIGLAVASETPITIVNVMRGGPSTGIPVKSEQSDLNIALYGMHGDAPHLVVAPNSLADCAFSTQWAVHLADTLQTAAIVLSDQSLGQSRATIAPPADPGLRANRLRPAGELGDERYRRYRNTESGVSPMAVPGMKGYQYTADGLEHTEVGTPSSQASDHSTQLDKRLRKLTAHDYGAYWADIDGKGEGDIAVITWGSTTGPVQEALERWRAAGKKGRMVSIRLLSPVRPEQLATALEGVSRVLVVEQSHGAQFHRYLRAHYDLPGSVRAFHRPGPLPIRPDEIFRQLADWS
- a CDS encoding ferritin-like domain-containing protein — translated: MSATEPQDNSIQSVEQLLAHALAMENEAVERYEMLADQMETHNNPEVAALFRKLAEIEKLHVDNVNDLSDGHTLPHIAPWEYAWQTPESPEAPSASAEGLHYMMHPYHAIAMALEAERKGVAFYERLADQAGREDVRKIARELCETEREHVTLLQGWLGRFQPPPKGWSEDADPPLPQE
- a CDS encoding 2-oxoacid:ferredoxin oxidoreductase subunit beta; this encodes MDATSTCPSYSARDYKSEVKPVWCPGCGDYSVLGALTKALAELSIPPENVALVSGIGCSSRLPAYTNVFGFHGVHGRALPIATGIKVSRPELTVIASGGDGDGFSIGGNHFMHACRRNVDMTYIVMDNEVYGMTKGQASPTTAPDWEKSKLTPQGTGINPFHPLVIALAAGANFIARGFSGDPNGAAQLITEAIRHPGFSFVQLLSPCVTFRPEQRDWKDAVHPAAVDPTDDPARAARRLMTDDGFNIGVLYRGSRKPFQPALKASVDSVADLEKEFVL